One Microbacterium sp. No. 7 genomic window carries:
- a CDS encoding ABC transporter permease, with protein MIALLLRRLLFIVPTLIATSLIVFGLQTLIPGGPAQAIAGEGATPEMVAAIEKRLGLDQPLIVQYGSWIWGLLQGDLGTSYTSSVSVNDIVAVRLPVSFQLILMSIPLALVVGGALGIWAAIRAQRWDGKAVMSLSALGLSIPEFYLAALAAGIVGLQWRLLPPVGYVPITTSFWGNIETMILPTLVLAMPTAALICRHMRSSMVRELDSVHIRTAWAMGLRPREIYFNYALRIAVAPLITYVPLAIASLIGASVLVEGVFALPGLGSAIMTAVSTRDYGTLQGITILVAAIVIALNLVADIVLILIDPRLRVAGRRRGRRGGVAPEPVAAALPVVVREPSQESLLTVRSEA; from the coding sequence ATGATCGCCCTGCTGCTGCGCCGGCTGCTCTTCATCGTCCCGACCCTGATCGCGACGAGCCTCATCGTCTTCGGCCTGCAGACCCTCATCCCCGGCGGACCCGCACAGGCGATCGCGGGCGAGGGCGCCACGCCCGAGATGGTCGCGGCCATCGAGAAGCGTCTCGGCCTCGACCAGCCCCTCATCGTGCAGTACGGGAGCTGGATCTGGGGGCTGCTGCAGGGCGACCTCGGCACGTCGTACACGTCGTCGGTCTCGGTCAACGACATCGTCGCGGTGCGGCTGCCCGTGAGCTTCCAGCTCATCCTCATGTCGATCCCCCTCGCGCTCGTCGTCGGCGGCGCCCTGGGCATCTGGGCCGCGATCCGCGCGCAGCGCTGGGACGGCAAGGCGGTCATGAGCCTGTCGGCCCTGGGCCTGTCGATCCCCGAGTTCTACCTGGCGGCGCTCGCCGCGGGCATCGTGGGACTGCAGTGGAGGCTCCTTCCGCCCGTGGGCTACGTGCCGATCACGACCAGCTTCTGGGGCAACATCGAGACGATGATCCTGCCGACGCTCGTGCTGGCGATGCCGACGGCCGCGTTGATCTGCCGCCACATGCGCTCCTCGATGGTGCGTGAGCTCGACAGCGTGCACATCCGCACGGCGTGGGCGATGGGCCTGCGTCCGCGGGAGATCTACTTCAACTACGCCTTGCGCATCGCCGTCGCGCCGCTCATCACCTACGTGCCGCTCGCGATCGCCTCGCTCATCGGCGCCTCCGTGCTCGTGGAGGGCGTGTTCGCGCTTCCCGGCTTGGGCTCGGCGATCATGACCGCGGTCTCGACGCGTGACTACGGCACGCTGCAGGGGATCACGATCCTCGTCGCGGCGATCGTCATCGCCCTGAACCTCGTCGCCGACATCGTGCTGATCCTCATCGATCCGCGGCTGCGTGTGGCGGGTCGCCGCCGAGGACGGCGCGGCGGCGTGGCACCCGAGCCGGTCGCGGCGGCGCTGCCCGTCGTCGTGCGGGAGCCGTCTCAGGAATCCCTGCTCACGGTGAGGAGCGAAGCATGA
- a CDS encoding ABC transporter permease, with translation MSTTRTTGIVLPDASGRAGALRVRRRRRPLTFAGPILVAVVVLFVIAPLVAPMDPLAQDVAARLQGPSVEHWLGTDALGRDVFSRLLLGGTSALIGVAIAMATMMIIGIPWGLAAGYLGGTADEILMRIADAFISLPGIVLAIAITGVVGPSLENSMIAVGVVIAPTIARILRSTVLPLRRSDFVLVARSLGVSAPRVALRHVLPNSMGPVVVQICSLAALCLVVQAGLAFIGLGVQPPDPSWGGDLANAYRRFTSSPLATIAPGLTITLCALLLNVVGDGLRQRLRIE, from the coding sequence ATGAGCACCACGAGGACAACGGGAATCGTCCTTCCCGATGCATCGGGGCGCGCCGGCGCCCTCCGGGTGCGTCGTCGCCGTCGCCCCTTGACGTTCGCGGGGCCGATCCTCGTCGCCGTGGTCGTCCTCTTCGTGATCGCGCCGCTCGTCGCGCCGATGGATCCGCTCGCGCAGGACGTCGCGGCGCGACTGCAGGGCCCGTCGGTCGAGCATTGGCTCGGAACCGATGCGCTCGGTCGTGACGTGTTCAGCCGCCTGCTGCTGGGCGGCACGTCGGCGTTGATCGGCGTCGCCATCGCGATGGCGACCATGATGATCATCGGCATCCCGTGGGGCCTCGCCGCAGGCTATCTGGGCGGCACGGCCGACGAGATCCTCATGCGGATCGCGGATGCCTTCATCTCGCTTCCCGGCATCGTGCTGGCCATCGCCATCACCGGGGTCGTCGGACCGAGCCTGGAGAACTCCATGATCGCCGTCGGCGTCGTGATCGCGCCGACGATCGCCCGCATCCTGCGCTCGACGGTGCTGCCGCTGCGACGATCCGACTTCGTGCTCGTCGCCAGATCCCTCGGGGTGAGCGCGCCGCGGGTGGCTCTGCGGCACGTGCTGCCGAACTCGATGGGCCCCGTCGTCGTGCAGATCTGCTCGCTGGCGGCCCTCTGCCTGGTCGTGCAGGCCGGTCTCGCGTTCATCGGTCTCGGTGTGCAGCCGCCCGACCCCAGCTGGGGCGGCGACCTCGCCAACGCCTACCGCCGGTTCACCTCGTCGCCGCTCGCGACGATCGCCCCGGGTCTCACGATCACGCTCTGCGCCCTGCTCCTCAACGTCGTCGGTGACGGGCTGCGCCAGCGGCTCCGGATCGAGTGA
- a CDS encoding ABC transporter ATP-binding protein yields METEARHLARGGERAGDAPSGPAATRGPLLEVADLHITYTGKDGRQVHAVRGVDLTIRPGEVVGLLGESGSGKSSMGRAIAGFEKPSAGTIAINGVPSAGSRRQVGRAGVQMIFQDSSLALNPRLPIWKSVAEAIHPGMRRSDRAAAVAQLERVGLTEEQARKRPAEISGGQRQRVAIARALASGAKLIVCDEAVSALDVSVRATVLNLLARLRVEEDIALLFISHDIAVTAHLSDRIVVLHHGMVEEEAPTSELIVAPKNEYTRRLLDAIPALERGVSA; encoded by the coding sequence GTGGAGACTGAGGCACGGCATCTCGCCCGCGGGGGAGAACGCGCGGGCGACGCGCCGTCGGGTCCGGCCGCGACCCGCGGCCCGCTTCTCGAGGTCGCCGACCTTCACATCACCTACACGGGCAAGGACGGCCGGCAGGTGCACGCCGTGCGCGGCGTCGACCTGACGATCCGGCCCGGCGAGGTCGTGGGACTGCTCGGCGAGTCGGGTTCGGGCAAGTCGAGCATGGGGCGCGCGATCGCCGGATTCGAGAAGCCCTCCGCGGGGACGATCGCGATCAACGGCGTGCCGTCGGCCGGAAGCCGGCGTCAGGTCGGCCGCGCCGGCGTGCAGATGATCTTCCAGGACTCCAGCCTCGCGCTCAACCCGCGGCTGCCGATCTGGAAGAGCGTCGCCGAGGCGATCCACCCCGGCATGCGCCGCTCCGACCGTGCCGCCGCCGTCGCACAGCTCGAGCGCGTGGGCCTCACCGAGGAGCAGGCGCGCAAGAGGCCCGCGGAGATCTCGGGCGGCCAGCGGCAGCGGGTCGCGATCGCGCGCGCCCTCGCGTCGGGGGCGAAGCTCATCGTGTGCGATGAGGCCGTGTCGGCCCTCGACGTCTCGGTGCGCGCGACCGTGCTCAACCTGCTCGCCCGCCTGCGCGTGGAGGAGGACATCGCCCTCCTGTTCATCTCGCACGACATCGCCGTGACGGCGCACCTCTCGGACCGCATCGTCGTGCTCCACCACGGCATGGTCGAGGAGGAGGCTCCCACGAGCGAGCTCATCGTCGCCCCGAAGAACGAGTACACCCGGCGGCTCCTCGACGCGATCCCCGCCCTGGAACGAGGTGTCTCCGCATGA
- a CDS encoding ABC transporter substrate-binding protein — protein MVTFSMTGNGRRRARRRRGGIIAAVAVATIVLASCSGGGDGGTGPTSNGDAGASSSDAAIDTSAVLRVGLGGTVPVLNPGAGTGGGDQQILYLLYDRLTTFDPETGEVLPNLAKSWEFSDDGTEFRMELETGVMFHDGTELDAEAVAFSLDYYKELGVQLDLAPVESVEVVSPTEVLLHLSRPYSSLPAVLGDRAGMIVSPTAVETLGEGFAAAPVGTGPYRFASQVAGSSVSLERFDDYWKGEPRLAGMTITTYSDETARLAAAQSGQLDVAITLGLPDVETARAIPGMEVIETPSLRFGQLFLNSAIPPFNDPNVRLALNHAVDRQAYVDAVTEGLGAIAFGPFPESSVYFNSADAFPYDLDEAKALMAKSGSPAVDVSCLSFNAVGNEVTGPLMVAQAKEIGINMRLDVREPAAAIAAMATGDESCLFSAWTGRPDPAISLNSLYSSTGTYNYGQATHGRIDELLAIVDSTFDQDERAAAIRDVVGELTVEAPHVPLYVNPLFDLVGENVVDWEPNFQGKVDFSGVALSQG, from the coding sequence ATGGTCACATTCAGCATGACCGGCAACGGCCGCCGCCGCGCACGGCGCCGTCGCGGCGGAATCATCGCCGCCGTCGCCGTCGCGACGATCGTCCTGGCCTCGTGCAGCGGCGGCGGCGACGGCGGCACCGGGCCCACATCGAACGGCGACGCCGGCGCCTCGAGCAGCGACGCCGCCATCGACACGTCGGCCGTGCTCCGCGTCGGACTCGGCGGCACGGTCCCCGTCCTGAACCCCGGCGCAGGAACCGGCGGCGGCGACCAGCAGATCCTCTACCTGCTCTACGATCGGCTGACCACGTTCGACCCCGAGACCGGCGAGGTGCTGCCGAATCTGGCGAAGTCGTGGGAGTTCAGCGACGACGGCACCGAGTTCCGCATGGAGCTGGAGACCGGCGTGATGTTCCACGACGGCACGGAGCTCGATGCGGAGGCGGTCGCCTTCAGCCTCGACTACTACAAGGAGCTCGGGGTGCAGCTCGACCTCGCGCCCGTGGAGTCGGTCGAGGTGGTGAGCCCCACCGAGGTGCTGCTGCATCTGAGCCGGCCGTACTCGTCGCTTCCGGCGGTGCTCGGCGACCGTGCCGGCATGATCGTCTCGCCGACCGCGGTCGAGACGCTCGGCGAGGGCTTCGCGGCCGCTCCCGTCGGCACCGGACCGTACAGGTTCGCGTCGCAGGTCGCCGGCTCGAGCGTCTCGCTCGAGCGCTTCGACGACTACTGGAAGGGCGAGCCGCGGCTCGCGGGCATGACGATCACGACCTACTCGGACGAGACGGCCCGGCTCGCGGCCGCTCAGTCGGGACAGCTCGACGTCGCGATCACCCTCGGACTGCCGGATGTCGAGACGGCTCGCGCCATTCCGGGCATGGAAGTGATCGAGACGCCGTCGCTGCGGTTCGGTCAGCTGTTCCTCAATTCGGCGATCCCGCCGTTCAACGACCCGAACGTGCGGCTCGCGCTCAACCACGCGGTCGATCGCCAGGCGTACGTCGACGCCGTGACCGAGGGTCTCGGGGCCATCGCCTTCGGGCCCTTCCCGGAGTCGAGCGTCTACTTCAACTCCGCGGACGCCTTCCCGTACGATCTCGACGAGGCCAAGGCGCTCATGGCGAAGTCGGGCAGCCCGGCCGTCGACGTGTCGTGCCTGAGCTTCAACGCCGTGGGCAACGAGGTGACCGGTCCGCTCATGGTGGCGCAGGCCAAAGAGATCGGCATCAACATGCGTCTTGACGTGCGCGAGCCCGCGGCGGCCATCGCCGCCATGGCGACCGGCGACGAGTCGTGCCTGTTCTCGGCCTGGACGGGTCGACCCGATCCGGCGATCTCGCTCAACTCGCTGTACTCGTCGACGGGCACCTACAACTACGGTCAGGCCACGCACGGCCGCATCGACGAGCTGCTGGCCATCGTGGACTCCACGTTCGACCAGGACGAGCGCGCCGCCGCGATCCGCGACGTCGTCGGCGAGCTCACGGTGGAAGCGCCGCACGTGCCGCTCTACGTGAACCCGCTCTTCGATCTCGTGGGCGAGAACGTCGTCGACTGGGAGCCCAATTTCCAGGGCAAGGTCGACTTCAGCGGCGTCGCCCTGTCGCAGGGATGA